Proteins co-encoded in one Waddlia chondrophila WSU 86-1044 genomic window:
- the dapF gene encoding diaminopimelate epimerase, with the protein MQSSTPTKAFELRTSIPFSKYTGCGNDFILIDNRNQVYPSEESDLAEHLCDRQFGVGADGVILLERSDRADFVMRIFNPDGTEAEMCGNGIRCLGKFLQELGIEGTRFTIEVMGKKYPLSLHDDGSVSVSMQPAPEISWDIELSIGRKTFHVDFLDTGVPHATLSVEKLSAFDLDAIGPKIRYHEKFMPQGTNVDVYHIDESDPSLIYIRTYERGVERETMACGTGATACAIIAWTKEQIANPIRIQVASGDILEFKISGSLGRIDQIVMKGPAEFIFRGNFSI; encoded by the coding sequence ATGCAATCATCGACTCCTACAAAAGCCTTTGAATTGAGGACCTCCATCCCCTTTTCCAAATATACCGGATGTGGAAACGACTTTATTTTGATTGACAACCGAAATCAAGTTTACCCCTCCGAAGAATCAGATCTAGCTGAACATCTTTGCGACAGGCAATTTGGTGTGGGAGCGGATGGAGTCATCTTATTGGAACGCTCCGATAGGGCAGACTTCGTCATGCGTATTTTCAATCCGGATGGCACAGAAGCTGAAATGTGCGGAAACGGAATTCGTTGTTTGGGCAAGTTCTTACAGGAGCTGGGGATCGAAGGAACTAGGTTTACAATTGAAGTGATGGGTAAAAAATATCCACTTTCTCTGCATGATGACGGATCTGTTTCCGTCAGCATGCAGCCCGCTCCTGAAATCTCCTGGGACATTGAACTGTCAATCGGTCGAAAAACTTTCCATGTCGACTTTCTCGATACAGGCGTTCCTCACGCAACGCTTTCGGTAGAGAAACTTTCCGCCTTCGACTTAGATGCCATCGGACCAAAAATACGTTACCACGAAAAATTTATGCCTCAAGGCACAAATGTGGATGTTTATCACATTGATGAAAGCGACCCCTCACTCATTTACATACGCACTTACGAACGCGGAGTCGAAAGAGAAACAATGGCATGCGGTACCGGCGCAACCGCTTGCGCAATCATTGCCTGGACCAAAGAACAGATTGCCAATCCTATCCGAATTCAGGTCGCTTCCGGGGATATCTTAGAATTCAAGATCTCCGGTTCTCTTGGAAGGATTGATCAGATCGTTATGAAAGGGCCGGCAGAATTCATATTCCGAGGAAATTTCTCTATCTAG